TGTCGATTCCGAAACCCCATGCTTACGCATGGGGCTAAGTGCTGCCGCCGCTGTCGCGGCTGACCTGCTTTGCCAATTGTGGCCACGTAGGAACGATACGTTGTCCAGAGCACCGGATTGTTACTCAGTGCTAGAGCGACGGCGAATTTGGTTCGGTCGTTGCTCGAACAATGGGTAGACAGAAAAATGGGCGCGACAGAAAAATGAGAGTGCCATGGCGATTCCCGTTTCATTTCCAACGCTGGCGTCGTTGCTATTTTCTAACCTTCCATCTTTTAACCTTTTGCTTTTTCCGGTGGTGCGCTGCATCAGGAAGGCGATCGCTGTTGTTGTGTTACAAGAAGTTGATGCGACGAATGAGCTGAAACTCTTGACGGCTTGTTGATTTTGTCCAAATGCAAATCGTATCGGTGAGCCGTAAGGCAGCGGGTGGTGCCTGGGACCCGGCCGCTGACGCGTCTCGGCTCAGTAAATCAATAAGCCTTTGGCGTGAGCGATGGGGAGAGTGTCGGAGCGAGAGTATCGCGTGCATCGATCATGGGGCGTATGGGCGGTGGCGGTTCCAGCTTGGAAAGCTGGCCGACAATGGTGGGTGCCGAAACTTATGACAAGTTTCGCTACGGGGAACATTGTCGCTCGGCTTTCCAAGCCGATTGCGTGCGGTGTGGTTGGATTGTTAACGCGAGAGAATCGCGTGCGTCGATCATGGGGCGTTTGGGCGGTGGCGGTTCCAGCTTGGAAAGCTGGTCGACAATGGGGGGTGCCGAAACTTTTGACAAGTTTCGCTACGGGGAACAATGTCGCTCGGCTTTCCAAGCCGATTGCGTGCGGTGTGGTTGGATTGTCGGAGCGAGAGAATCGCGTGCATCGATCATGGGGCGTTTGGGCGGTGACGGCTCCAGCTTGGAAAGCTGGCCGACAATGGTGGGTGCCGAAACTTTTGACAAGTTTCGCTACGGGGAACATTGTCACTCGGCTTTCCAAGCCGAGTGCGTGCGGTGTGGTTGGATTGTCGGCGCGGGAGAATTGCGGGCATCGATCATGGTGCGTTTGGGCGGTGGCGGTTCCAACTTGGAAAGCTGGCCGACAATGGTGGGTGCCGAAACTTTTGACAAGTTTCGCTACGGGGAACATAGTCGCTCGGCTTTCCAAGCCGGTTGCGTGCGGTGTGATTAGAGTATCGGAACGAGGATATCGCGTGCGTCGATCATGGGGCGTTTGGGCGGTGGCGGTTCCAACTTGGAAAGCTGGCCGGGATGGTGGGTGCCGAAACTTTTGACAAGTTTCGCTACGGGGAACATTGTCGCTCGGCTTTCCAAGCCGATTGCGTTGCGCCGTGATTAGAGTGTCGGAGCGAGAGAGTCGCGTGCGTCGATCATGGGGCGTTTGGGCGGTGGCGGTTCCAGCTTGGAAAGCTGGCCGACGATGGTGGGTGCCGAAACTTTTGACAAGTTTCGCTACGGGGAACATTGTCGCTCGGCTATCCAAGCCGATTGCGTTGCGCCGTGATTAGAGTGTCGGAGCGAGAGTATCGCGTGCGTCGATCATAGTGCGTTTGGGCGGTGGCGGTTCCAGCTTGGAAAGCTGGCCGACAATGGTGGGTGCCGAAACTTTTGACAAGTTTCGCTACGCGGTGCATTGTCGCTCGGCTTTCCAAGCCGGTTGCGTTGCGCCGTGATTAGAGTGTCGGAGCGAGAGTACCGCGAGCATCGATCATGGGGCGTTTGGACGGTAGCGATTCCAGCTTGGAAAGCTGGCCGACGATGGTGGGTGCCAAAACTTTCCACAAGTTTCGCTACGCGGTGCATTGTCGCTCGGCTTTCCAAGCCGATTGCGTTGCGCCGTGATTAGAGTGTCGGAGCGAGAGTACCGCGAGCATCGATCATGGGGCGTTTGGGCGGTGACGGCTCCAGCTTGGAAAGCTGGCCGACAATGGGGGGTGCCGAAACTTTTGACAAGTTTCGCTACGGGCATCATTGTCGCTCGGCTTTCCAAGCCGATTGCGTTGCGCAGTGATTAGAGTGTCGGAGCGAGAGAATTGCGTGCGTCGATCATGGTGCGTTTGGACGGTGGCGGTTCCAGCTTGGAAAGCTGGCCGACAATGGGGGCCTGATCGTGGTTTCGAAACTCTTGACGAGTTTTGCTACGCCCGGACCACGGTAGGGGACGCTTATTTGGGCTTGGTCTTGGGCAACGACAGGTTGCTTGGGCCACAGGTGTATGTGAACCCCGTTTTGATGAATGGTACTAGTACGCTGTCACGAGCGACCGAGATGTAGATGTCGTATTCGTCGGCGTCGATTTGATTGATGGTGCATGGAATCGATTCGCGAACTCCGTTCGCGTACAGATCCAGCGTCGCTGTGAAGGTTCCTCCAGCGTCTTTAAGGTGCTGCTCCCATTCATCGATGCCAATGAACTCGTATTCCGAATGTTCGTCGTCATCCGTGGACGGGGCTTCCCGCAACGGTGGGGCTTTTACCGCGTGTTGCACCGGAACTCGATCGGTCCACGCTAATTGTTGTTGTAACTTAGGCCCTGACCAGATTTCGTCGCCACCGGACCAACGGAACGCCTTGGCGTCTTGGCCAGCGAGTTCGGATGCAATCGAAAACAATCGCAATAACGAGTTCGCTTGCTCGTCCAAGATGGCGATTTTGGTTGCCATCACCGGCGTGCTCAAGGAATCGCCAAGCCCACCGGGCAAATTGTCAGTTTGGTATTGGCGTTCACGCCAGCTGATTAGGATCCGTTGACCTGCAGTTGACTGAAATAGCCACGCTTGGGTGTCAGCATTCTTATCGCGACGATTTTCGTGTTTGACGGATTCGAAGGTAAAGGATTCACCCAAGACGGATTCCAACGCATCGGCTAATGGTTGCGGCTCGAATGACGCATCGCGTTCACGCAAGAGTTCGCCTGCAGAATCGACCAGGATATAGGGAATTCGAAGCGGATATTGCCGGATCAAATCGGCTAGTTCGGGCGAATCTACATCACGGTTCAATCCAATGGTGCTGGATCGACGCTGCAGCCATCCGGTTGCACTCGATTTTACGGCTGCATCAAGGTGGCTTTGTAGTGACGCAAAATCGCCGTTGGCGATGTCAACGACGGCTTGATCAGCCACCTCACTATCGGGAATTGGGTTTGCCGCAATCCACTGTTTGGCTTCGTCGACCTGCCCAGCACGAACCATCGCAGCGACGGCATCCTCGATCCGTTGCGGAAGGCTCCACGAATCATCACCCGAGTGTTCGACGCTCCTTTGGTAGGCGTCAATCGCATCCTGCAATCGGTTGATGCTGAGGTAGTAATCACCGATTTCGGATTGCAAGCCGGGATCGAGATTGTCCGAATGTTGCGGCAATTGTTCCGCACGTTGCAGCCAAGCGGCGAGTTCGTTGTCGTCCGCGATCCGGATGGACTCACGAATGGCGGCACTTGTCAAAACATCCAGATCGATCGTGTCCTCGAAATCGAGATCGTCAAGCGTGGTGTCGGCTGGAACCGCATGGGCGTAGACCAGATCACTCGCAAATTGGCGGATTAGTTCGTTAACGAAATAGCTTTCGTCGGCCTCGTATACCGAGGACCCCAAATCAATCGCTTGGCGATGATAGGTCATGGATTGTTCGGCTTCTTTGTTCGCCGTCGCCTCGGCGGCCTGGATACGCAGTCGCTGGAGGCGAACCGAATCCGAGTGGGTTGTGGCGGTGGATTCAAGGAAGCGATCGACCAGTGCCGAATTGGTACGCAGTAGCAGAAAGCTGCCCACACGATTGTGTTTGGCGGCATCGTCGGGCCATCGCTGGAGGATCTCGAGAGGACGATTGAGTTCCAGCAGCGAGTCGACGAGATAGTCCGCCGTGACATCGTCAAGCCAGCTGTCGTCGTCGAGTTCGTCTTCTGTCGCCTCGTCCAACTCGTCTGTCGCTTCCCACGGCTCGGTGTTTTGCGATTCGTTTGTTGGCTGGGAGTCGACCGAGTTCCGCCAAGCCAGGAAAGCGTCGAACGACGTCACTGCTTGTTCGTAGTCACCGTTGGTGTAGTTCGCCCACGCGGATAGCGCGGTGTGCCAACCGTTATGGCTAAGTGGGCTGTCCGACTTTAACGCCGAGAGCAATTTATCAAGATCGCAGTACAGCGAATCATCGTAAGCTCGCAGGACTAGGCTGCGCAACAAGTCATCATCGGGAGGTGATTCGGCAAACAGTTGATCGAAGTCATCGTTTTCCAAACGGACATCGAGATGATTTTCAGTCGCAATCGTCTTGAGGTAATCGGATTCCGCGTTCTTTTTGCCTGCTAAGAAATGGGCAGCGGCGGCGTCGAGTTGATCGTGACTCCAGGCCAAATTGCCCAAGGCAATTTCCAGTAACCCTGATGGTACATCGGATCGACCTTTGAGTTCGTCGACGATCGCCTGGGGCAATTCAGAGGACTTGCGAAACGTTTGCGATAGCAGCTGTGTCCATTGGTATTGTTCGTCGTGCTCGGCAATGATATCGATGATTTTGGCAACGTCCTGCGGGCGTGCCTGGGCGATCGCGTTGTAGAAGATGACCGAATCCAAGGGACAGACGCGAAGTGCCTGGATTGCCGCAACCGATGCTTTTTCGTTTTGATCCAGTTCGTCATAGATCAACGATCCGATCCAGAATCCGTTGGGATGATTTGGCGATTGTTTCTGAGCCTGGTTGACTGCTTGCAGCGCAAGATCGTACTCGGCGAGGTTGTAATAGCAGACCGCTAGCGATGGCCACACGCCCCACATCGAGTTGGGCGATTCAATGGACTTTAATACGCGTACGGCTTCATCGTATTGCTCTAGCCGCATCCACGTGTACGCGGCTTGTAATCGCAGCACCGGACGGTCTTGCGGCAACATCGGCATCATTTCCGCTTTCCGGATGATTTGCTTCGCTCGCTCGAGGTCGTCGTCATACCATGCGATTTCTGCTTCGCTTAACTCAGCCAACGCATTGTCGTAACCTTCGTCCAGTGGCGGATCGCCATGTAGGTACGAGGCATATTCATCCGATAGCCGCCGGCCAAACTCGAGCCGCTGCCAGTCATAAAATTTCCACTTGCCGTTTTCGTAAACTAAGAACCACTGCAACGATTCGACTTGATCGTCATCGGAATAACCCATCAGGTCGACGACGGCGAGTTTGCCAGTCGAGTCGATGCGAACATCGAGGATACGTACTTCACCCGAGATTGCATCGGGATTCGGTTGGAATTGCGTCAGCCAGTTTCGCAGTGCCAAACGATCGATGATGCTGAGTGAACCGCCACTCTCGTTGCTCATCGCAACGGCTTCGATAAACATCGTCAAGCTAAAGGGGACGTCATCGCCGTTTTCCAGTCTGGCGTTGCTGGCGTTGACAAAATCTTCGATCGCCGGGTCAATCGAAGAAGTGGATTGCGTTTGTTTTTCATCGAGTAAACGGTCCAGCGACCGATTGAAATCGACCGCGTCCTGCTGGAATGCATCTTCGCGTGCTGCCAGTTCCACCTCAGTTGCCGGTCGTGCCATTCGCTGCATGGCAACGTAGGCGATGGTGCCCAATCCAGCACAAAACAGGGCCATCGCCGCCATGATGATCGCAACAATGATCAACACGCGTTTGGTGGATGGTGATGCCGGATCCGGTTGATGAGCGGGATATTGTTCCGAAAATGGATTCGATTGAGACACGTCCGTTATCCGTTGCGAATGGTGGCACTTGGGGATCGCCGGTTTAGATTGGTCGGCAGCACCGACCGTTGGGCGGCAATCATGTTACCTGCAAAACGTGTCCCGCCCAATTCGCGGTTGGCCAATTTACGGAGCGATTGGGCCAATTCTCGAGTCGATGTAGCGAATTGGGGAGTCTATTTAGCGGATTCGCGGGCGTTGAATTCCATTTTCCACTTTTCGTCGCCGCGTGTGCTATGGCACCACAACTCGAACATCCCCAATTCTGTGATCCGGCTGGCGAATTTTACAGGGATGAACGCTTCGCCCGAAGTTGATTCGGAGGTCAGATGGACGGTGATCGGTTCGATCTCGACGACTTCCTCGGGACTCCAGCGATCGAGTTTCGACCCGGCTTGGTCATCCGAGCGGACTGCGGAGCTGAAGAAACGAAATTGAGCCGGTTTTCCGACGACGATTCCGACTTCTTCGCTTGGTACTTCGGTTTCGGTGCCCTCTTCCATCCCGCGAGCCGCAACGCACAACGCACGCAGCGGTCGCGGTACGCCGGGGATCGCCAATCCGGCGGTTTCGATGCCCACGTAATACGAGCGGGCCGTTCCGCCGCGGATGCGAATTCCGCCGCTTTGCTTGCTGAATCCGTAATACGCGGCGCCCATCGCGACAGAGGTATCCAGATCATCAAGCCCACCAAGGACGACGGGATCGTCATCGTACCAGCTGTTCAGCGTGTCCAGCATCCGGGTGCGAAGCGTTTCGCTACGGAAAACGCCGCCATTGAACAGAACGTGCGTTGGCGTCACGTTGGCGCTCGATTCGTCGGACGACTGGGCTGCCAAAAACGCAGCCACATGTTTGGTGATCGCCGCATCGGCTTCGTAGGGAAGTCCGATGTCTTGGAACCCCGATGCCGCGTTGTGTTCGGGTCGCGCTGCGGCGTCACATTTCGGGAAGAAACCTTCAACGATCAACTGCTGAGTTTCCGCCTTGCCAATTTCGGCGGATATCGTGCCACCGATCAGCGAGCTGCCGCGTCCCAACACCGAGACGGTTTGTTGTTCTGGGCCATCGGGTGACAGCAGTTGCTCTTTGGCATCGCGACACGCGTGCCATAGTGCCACGCTTTGCCAGGGATCCAAATCGTGGCCTGATTCCGCGAACTTGGTGCTGGCGAAATGTGCGAGCGCAAGGTCCATGTTGTCACCCCCGAGCAGCAAGTGGTTTCCGACTGCAAGCCGCTCGAGGTTCAGTTCCCCGTCTTTCTGTGAGACGGACACAAGTGTCAGGTCGGTGGTCCCGCCACCGACGTCAACGACCAACATGACATCGTCGGCATGCAGCGTTTGACGCCAATCGTCACCCTGGGCCGATAGCCATCGATACACGGCGGCTTGCGGTTCCTCGAGCAAGACAAAGGTTTCGGGCAGCCCCGCCGCCACGGCGGCTTGCCGCGTCAATTCACGTGCCGCCGGTGCAAAGGACGCAGGAACGGTCAGCACCACCTGCTGCTCGCGCAGCGGAGCGTCGTCGTGTTGTTCGTTCCACGCGGCGACCAGGTGTGACAGGAAGCGGACGGTGCATTCGTACGCCGACACCTTATTGACTTCGGGTGGTGATTGCCAAGGCAGCACGGCATCGGTGCGACCGACGCTGCTGTGGCAGAGCCAGCTTTTAGCGGCGACGACGACTCGCTGCGGATTGTCGGCGGCTTGAGATCGGGCGTACGCACCAACGACTCCACCAGCGGGATCCGGGTTATAGGCGGTGCGTAGCGAGTCGACTTCGGATTCGCGTGGCAGGTACAAGAAGGACGGAAGCGATTCACGGGCTTCGATTTGCCCCGGTTGGACCAATTGCGGAATCTTCATCAGTTGAAGATCGTCGGGGGCGTCCAACGGGCAAAACGCCACCACCGAATTAGTGGTGCCGAGGTCGATTCCGATACTGTAGCGGGCGTTCATATTGGAATAGTCTGTGGAGTCAATCGAGAGAGAGAAGACGCGAGCGCGATGGCCCCTGCGGTGGTATTGTCGACGCAAAATCGAAGCGTGCAAACGTGCCCTTTTGCCGAAGCGGCGGAGGTGTCCATTAGCACGCGATTATGACCCGATCTCGGCCTCTATCAGGCAACGCTGGCAAACCGAGTCCTATATCAACCCTGAATTTTCCGGTAGCGAAAGTCGTCGACGGCTTGTTGATTTAGCGAAGTTTCCTGCGGCAAGGGGTGTAGGATGGACTTCCTAGTCCGTCAATGGTGGATTCGACGGACTAGGAAGTCCATCGTACGACTAAATCGACAAGCCGCCCGCGACTTCCGCAACGCCACAGACGCACGAAGGCTTAAAAAAGATCGTTCACGGCGTTGGGCAGAAGTCAAGAAACGAGTGGCTTACTAACGCTGGACTTGTGCCGGTGCGATCACGTTGGCGTCACGCTCGCTGCCGCGGTACGTCGGCAATTCCACCTTGGTCGCTTGCCAGCCTTGGTGGATCAGTTTGCCTGAGGTCGCCGATCCTTCGCCGATCCACTGGTAGCGTTCGGGCGATCCGTCTTCGCCAACGTCCAACTGAGCCCCTTCGCCCACATCGCTGACGGGCGCGAGTTCAAAGAATCGGGCCAACGTCGATGCACACTGTTGCAAACAGGGTCGGGCGGCTGCGCCGACTTGAGCGTCGGCATACTTGGTCAGATCCTCTTGAACCAGATCAACAAAGCGGGCCTCGCGCTGCAGCGCCGACAGCAACGTGATCGCATCGCTTCGCACGGGCTTTGCCGCCGGCGGTGGAGCGGCCGCGGCGGGCTGCGGTTCCGTTTTCGGCAATAATTTCGGTTCGGTTTCCGGCGACGACTCGGGCTGTAACGCCTGACGAATTCGTTCGGAAGCCTGGTTGTCAAAAAGTGCTGCTGAGAACGCTCGAAAGGCGATTCCTAAGCCCATCCTACATGTCCCTAAAAATAAGGCCGTACAAAGGTGTCGTGATGACAGGCTAGACGCCTATCCCGGGGTTACTCGTTTTCGCTCTCGGCGATTTTCAGATCTTTATATTTTTCGTTCAGCTCTTCGACCAACAGGAAGCCGATGTCGGTGTTCGCGACATTGATGTACTTCAGTTTTGGAAGCGAGGCGAGTTTGCTGAAGCCTTCGTCCGTAAACCTTGTGCCGGCGACATTCAAACGTTCGAGGTTTTGCAATTTCATCAGCGTGTCGACCGACTCGTCGCTAACCTTCGTCGACATCAAATTGAGTTCCGTCAGATTGGTCAAATTGCCAAACGCGTTGACCGCCTCGTCATCGGTTTTGGTTTCCCATAGCCCGAGGTAGGTTAGCTTGGTCAAACCGCCGATGGTTTGCAGGCCTTCGGAGCTGACCAGCCGACATTCACTGATGTCGAGGAATTTGACGTTGGGCAGTTCGCTGATGATTTTCATTCCATCGTCATCGAGCGAGGTGTCGCGAAGTTCCAATCGTTCGAGCGTTTTCAGGTCCGCGATCGATTTAAGTCCTTCACCGGTCACATCGGAACCACGAATACGAAGTCGTTTTAATTTGGTCAGACCCTCGAGCGCCGGCATCCCTTCATCGTCGATCTTGGTGTAGTCGAGTTGGATGGATTCGAGTGATTTCATTTTGCCCAGCACTTCGAGCGACTTGTTGCTGATCGACGTGCAGTAGTTGGCGTTGAAAGATTTAAGCGAAAGTCCATCGAGTTTGGCGACGCCTTCGTCGGTCACCTTCGATTTTTCGAGCTGGATGTCTGCGAGCGACTTGATTTTGGCCAACGAGTCCAATCCCGCGTCAGCGATGTTGGTGTTACGCAGATCGATCGCACGCAGCTTTTTCAGCGGCGTCAAATGGGCGAGACCTTCGTCGGTCACTCCGGTACGACGCAGAAACAACGCCTCGAGATTTTCGAGTTTGCCCACCGATTGCAGCGTCACGTCGCTGATTGCCGAATCGGTCAAGGTCAAACGCTTGAGTTTGCCGAGTGACTCGATCGCCGCCATGCCTTTGTCGTCAACGCCGGGACCGTTAAAGATCGCCACCTCGACGCTGGGGAGGCCTCGCAGATGTGGCAGCGAGTCGGCGATGCTGACATCGCTTGAAACCGCGAGTTCGACCACGTTACCCGCGTGGTTTTTCTCCAACACATATCCCGCTTCCTCCAACGCCTCGACATCCTCGTCGTTGTCTGCGATGACCGGAGCCTTTTTAGGCTGCGAAACGGCCGCCGAGTCGCCCGGTTGTGACTGCGAATTCACTCCATCGGAATCCGATCGCGAACATCCAATCAGCATGGCAACGGTCAGCAACATGACGAATCGTGCTGCAGCGATGGGATGAAAACGAGTGTCGAAGGAGTGTTTTTGAGTCATGGAAGCTACTCGTGACTGAGAGAGGGAAGGAGGGGGGGATTCCATTTTATCGAAATGGCACGTTGCCGAAAGGGAGTCCGTTTCGTCAAAGGTGAAACCAACGATCGGTGAGCTGACCGATCGGTGATCCGACCGAGCGGTGACCGTCTGACAAACAACCTTAGTTTCAATGTTTTGCAGGGGAAAATACTAAAGTGTGAGGCTGTTTGTGGCAATCACGTTACGTCGGCGTAAAATGCTATAATCGTTAAATGTTGCCGCCGTGAGCTGCCGTTGTTATGGTAGCGTGGCGGTTTAACGCCCCATTCTCTCAACCTACCCCATCCTGTTACTTCCCTCCTTAAGGACCTTAGATGAGCAAGAAAACAACACGTCGAAACTTTATTGGCCAAAGTGCCGCATTAACAGCGGGCGTTGGTTTTTGGTCGGGAACTTCGCTAATTAGCCACGGCCAGGATTCGGCACTGCAAGGACTTTCGGCGGCCTGTATCGGCGTTGGCGGTAAAGGCGGCAGCGATACCAGTCACATCGGCGAACAAGGCGTCAACATCGTCGGTCTATGTGACGTCGATGGCGGCACGCTGACAAAGAAGGGGCGTGAATTTAAAGACGCAGAACAATTCACCGATTTCCGCGAAATGCTCGACAAACTTGGCGACAAGATCGACATCGTGACCGTCAGCACCCCTGACCACACTCACGCTGCGGCCGCGGTTCGTGCGATGCAGATGGGCAAACACGTTTATTGCCAAAAGCCTCTGACATGGTCGATCAGCGAAGCTCGTTTGATGCGTGAGACCGCTGCGGAGATGGGAGTGGTCACCCAAATGGGTAACCAAGGCACCTCGGCTGACGGGATGCGAGAAGCAGTCGAAGTCATTCGCAGCGGCGTGATCGGTGACGTCACCGAAATCCATATTTGGTCCAACCGTCCCGTTTGGCCTCAAGGCAAGGGACGTCCGGCCGGCGAAGATCCGATTCCAGAAGATTTGAACTGGGATGCTTGGATCGGCCCAGCACCGATGCGTCCGTTCAAGAAAGGCGAATACCACTCGTTCAATTGGCGTGGTTGGGTCGACTTCGGTACCGGAGCACTCGGCGACATGGCTTGCCACACGACCAATTTGTCGGTGATGGCATTGAATTTGTGGGATCCCGTTGCGGTGACCGCGGTCAAGAACCCCGGTATCTTCGAAGGCGAAACGTTCCCCGCCAGCTCGGCGTTGATGTTCGAGTTCCCTGAGCGTGATGGCTTGGCGGCTTGCAAGTTCCATTGGTACGACGGCGGTGAATTGCCATCGGACGACATCATCAGTCAATTGCCTGAGTCGTTCCAGAAAAAGATTGCTAACCAACGATCCGGTGGTGGCAAAACCAGTGGTGCCGTGCTTATCGGAACTAAGGGCGTTCTGTTTTCACCGGATGATTACGGTGCCCAGTACATCTTGTTGCCACGTGGTGAATTCGTTGACTTCAAACCACCAGCACAAACGTTGCCACGCATCCCATACAAGGGCGGTGGCGATGAGCGTCAAAAGTGGGAATTTGTGCAAACGGTCAAGGGCGACTACGAGCCTGGCACAATGGCAAACTTCGATTACGCAGGCCGCTTGACCGAAACCATCTTGGTCGGCAACCTCGCACTGCGAGCAGGCGAAGGCAAGCGAATCGAATGGGACGCCAAGACGATGCGAAGCACTAACGTTCCCGAAGTCAACCAATTCGTGCAACGTGAATATCGCAAGGGCTGGGAAATTCCCAAAATCGCAGCGACCGCAAACCGCTAAATCACTGCGTTGATTTGAGCTAATCTAGAAACCGCGCAGGCCGCAAAAGCCTGTGCGGTTTTTTCGTTCGGTTGTGGGATCGGCTTCCAGCGAGTCCGCCGTCCTATCATCGCGAATCACGCCACAGGTTTCGCGACGATTTCCTACCGTTCAAAATCCGGACTGGTTGCCCAACGGACTGGTTGTCCAACAATGCGGCAAGCGATTCTAATTGCCACGATGCAAATGTGCCTCACACCGCTCAACGAAGAAAGTCCATCATGTCCCGTAAGATTTTGATCCAACTCGACACGGATGCTCACGCCAGCACGTTCGATAGTGTGGTGGCGTACGATTCGGGAGTGGACGCATTGCTGAGCCACGCAAGCGTCACGTCGGAGAATGTCACACCACTGGTTCATGGAGCGATGTTTACTCGCGGCGGCGATGATCTAAAAAACACCGCGATCTTTATTGGCGGTTCGGACGTGCGACGTGCTCAATCGCTACTTGGAAAGGTCAAAGATTGCTTTTTCGGGCCCGTTCGCAACTCAGTCATGCTCGATGCTAACGGATGCAACACGACGGCGTCAGCGGCGGTGGTTTACGCCAGCCGCGAAGTTGATTTGGCCGGAGCCACTGCGGTCGTGATGGGAGCCACCGGACCAGTCGGCGAGAGAGTCGCTCGGCTGTTGGCGGCCGATGGTGCCAACGTGGTGGTCACCAGTCGATCGCTGGAACGGGCGAACGAAGTCGCCAACGTGATCAACGAACAAACCGAAGGTGGCTCGGTCAGCGGAGCTGCCGCCAGCGGGGCGGAGGATGTCAAAGCGTTGCTTGCCGACGCGAAGATTCTGATTGCATGTGGGGCGGCGGGTGTCCAGCTGGTCGACGGAGCGACTTTGAAAAGCAGCTCGTCATTGCGGGTGGCAATTGATTTGAATGCGGTGCCGCCCGCAGGGATCGAAGGCATCGGCGTGACCGACAAAAGCAAATCGATCGGCGAATTGAAAGTCTACGGCGCGATCGGTGTCGGCGGATTGAAGATGAAAACGCATCGCGCTGCGATTGCGTCGCTGTTTGAAACCAACGACCGCGTGCTCGATTACAGCGAGATCTACGCGATCGCCAAGAACGTGTCGTAGCGGAACTCGCGGGCGGCTTGTTGTTTTATTCGTACGATGGACTTCCTAGTCCGTCGAATCCACCATTGACGGACTAGGAAGTCCATCCTACACCCGTTGCCGCAGGAAACTCCAATAAATTAATGAGCCGTCACGAGTTTCGACAGATCACGGCCGAGCAACGTCCCTCGGCTTACCTTCGCTTTAATCTCGCACGTTCGGCCTCGTACCGGCGTTTAGCGCGTTTGTACTCACTCGCTTTGGTGCTGGCGTGAATCGCGCCAAAAAGACCAACGGCGATGAACACCAGTCCGAACAGCGGAAAGATTTTGGCCATGCTAAACGGTGATCGCGAAGTGATCGCAAATGCCATCACCGTCCAAAAGCCGCCGAATACCACAGCGACAATGCCGCCTA
The Novipirellula caenicola DNA segment above includes these coding regions:
- a CDS encoding Gfo/Idh/MocA family oxidoreductase, encoding MSKKTTRRNFIGQSAALTAGVGFWSGTSLISHGQDSALQGLSAACIGVGGKGGSDTSHIGEQGVNIVGLCDVDGGTLTKKGREFKDAEQFTDFREMLDKLGDKIDIVTVSTPDHTHAAAAVRAMQMGKHVYCQKPLTWSISEARLMRETAAEMGVVTQMGNQGTSADGMREAVEVIRSGVIGDVTEIHIWSNRPVWPQGKGRPAGEDPIPEDLNWDAWIGPAPMRPFKKGEYHSFNWRGWVDFGTGALGDMACHTTNLSVMALNLWDPVAVTAVKNPGIFEGETFPASSALMFEFPERDGLAACKFHWYDGGELPSDDIISQLPESFQKKIANQRSGGGKTSGAVLIGTKGVLFSPDDYGAQYILLPRGEFVDFKPPAQTLPRIPYKGGGDERQKWEFVQTVKGDYEPGTMANFDYAGRLTETILVGNLALRAGEGKRIEWDAKTMRSTNVPEVNQFVQREYRKGWEIPKIAATANR
- a CDS encoding NADP-dependent methylenetetrahydromethanopterin/methylenetetrahydrofolate dehydrogenase, which translates into the protein MSRKILIQLDTDAHASTFDSVVAYDSGVDALLSHASVTSENVTPLVHGAMFTRGGDDLKNTAIFIGGSDVRRAQSLLGKVKDCFFGPVRNSVMLDANGCNTTASAAVVYASREVDLAGATAVVMGATGPVGERVARLLAADGANVVVTSRSLERANEVANVINEQTEGGSVSGAAASGAEDVKALLADAKILIACGAAGVQLVDGATLKSSSSLRVAIDLNAVPPAGIEGIGVTDKSKSIGELKVYGAIGVGGLKMKTHRAAIASLFETNDRVLDYSEIYAIAKNVS